In Kitasatospora sp. NA04385, a single genomic region encodes these proteins:
- the wecB gene encoding non-hydrolyzing UDP-N-acetylglucosamine 2-epimerase: protein MNAEPRRTPAGTPRPGRAPQLTVFAGTRPEIVKLAPVVHALRAAGADVRVIATGQHHDRRMAGAFFADLGVPPDAVWELTGDEAARTGGLLAHALAHFAAGPRPDLAIVQGDTWTVPLVALAARRHGVPVAHVEAGLRSHNPLSPEESNRTVAADLATVHFAPTEGARDNLLREGVPAAAVHVVGNTVLDVLRTSGVPAVPVERRRGVLVTAHRPGTVDAYERLAALTATVRALADAHGPVLFPLHPRTADRLAAHGLRAELEHPGIELVEPQPHRRMLELIASSALVATDSGGLQEEAGWFGVPAVVLRESTPRPEGVALGQAALTGLDPRRALAAARRLLDPAEQRRIAALPCPYGDGRTGERIAALVLGAHRADRLALREPGAA from the coding sequence ATGAACGCCGAACCCCGGCGGACCCCGGCCGGGACGCCCCGTCCCGGCCGGGCCCCGCAGCTCACCGTCTTCGCCGGCACCCGCCCCGAGATCGTCAAACTCGCCCCCGTCGTGCACGCCCTGCGCGCCGCCGGGGCGGACGTCCGGGTGATCGCCACCGGCCAGCACCACGACCGGCGGATGGCCGGTGCCTTCTTCGCCGACCTGGGCGTCCCGCCGGACGCCGTCTGGGAGTTGACCGGCGACGAGGCCGCCCGCACCGGCGGCCTGCTGGCCCACGCGCTCGCCCACTTCGCCGCCGGGCCCCGGCCCGACCTGGCGATCGTCCAGGGCGACACCTGGACGGTGCCGCTGGTCGCCCTCGCCGCCCGGCGGCACGGCGTCCCCGTCGCGCACGTCGAGGCCGGGCTGCGCTCGCACAACCCGCTCTCGCCCGAGGAGAGCAACCGCACCGTCGCCGCCGACCTCGCCACCGTGCACTTCGCCCCGACCGAGGGCGCCCGCGACAACCTGCTGCGCGAGGGCGTCCCCGCCGCCGCCGTGCACGTGGTCGGCAACACCGTGCTCGACGTGCTGCGCACCTCCGGCGTCCCGGCGGTGCCGGTGGAGCGGCGGCGCGGCGTGCTGGTCACCGCGCACCGGCCCGGCACCGTCGACGCGTACGAGCGGCTGGCCGCGCTGACGGCCACCGTCCGCGCGCTGGCGGACGCCCACGGCCCGGTGCTGTTCCCACTGCACCCGCGCACCGCCGACCGGCTGGCCGCGCACGGGCTGCGGGCGGAGCTGGAGCACCCGGGGATCGAGCTTGTGGAGCCCCAACCCCACCGCAGGATGCTGGAGTTGATCGCCTCCTCGGCGCTGGTCGCCACCGACTCCGGCGGACTCCAGGAGGAGGCCGGCTGGTTCGGCGTCCCCGCCGTCGTGCTGCGCGAGAGCACGCCGCGGCCGGAGGGCGTCGCGCTCGGCCAGGCCGCGCTGACCGGCCTCGACCCGCGGCGTGCGCTCGCCGCCGCCCGCCGCCTGCTCGACCCCGCCGAACAGCGCCGGATCGCCGCCCTCCCGTGCCCCTACGGGGACGGGCGCACCGGCGAGCGGATCGCCGCACTCGTCCTCGGCGCGCACCGGGCCGACCGGCTCGCGCTGCGCGAACCCGGAGCGGCCTGA
- a CDS encoding HEAT repeat domain-containing protein, protein MIDEPWTPDDELRAAAALLSAAEPSRRAAGYDRLAARTAPGKDALRAWAVDTVLPRVEREPGGPALAALVDVLGAAQDERALPVLLELAGHPDGEVRLAVAKALPFVGEPAQGSPRVRALLALSRDAAPAVRDAAVFGLGTQGEAYGPAVRAALHERLDDEDEEVAEEAVRGLARRQDASVLPRLIDLLETYVEPHPLTLSAAAVLGRPELLPVLAELAAERPEDRRIAAALDACDPARRAERSATAWRLLEELDARRPDLDAALVWDRFSTDLRLEVHHPAEPGGYLLDALLRRAGHEPSRAASLVDADVPPADVPPAA, encoded by the coding sequence GTGATCGACGAACCCTGGACCCCCGACGACGAGCTGCGCGCGGCGGCCGCCCTGCTGTCCGCCGCCGAGCCCTCCCGGCGGGCCGCCGGGTACGACCGGCTGGCGGCGCGCACCGCGCCCGGGAAGGACGCGCTGCGGGCCTGGGCGGTCGACACCGTGCTGCCCCGGGTCGAGCGGGAGCCGGGCGGGCCCGCGCTGGCCGCGCTGGTGGACGTACTGGGAGCGGCGCAGGACGAGCGGGCGCTGCCGGTGCTGCTGGAGCTGGCCGGGCACCCGGACGGGGAGGTGCGCCTGGCGGTGGCGAAGGCGCTGCCGTTCGTCGGCGAGCCCGCCCAGGGCTCGCCCCGGGTGCGCGCCCTGCTGGCGCTGAGCCGGGACGCGGCCCCGGCGGTGCGGGACGCGGCGGTGTTCGGCCTGGGCACCCAGGGCGAGGCGTACGGCCCGGCGGTCCGGGCCGCGCTGCACGAGCGGCTGGACGACGAGGACGAGGAGGTCGCCGAGGAGGCGGTGCGCGGCCTGGCCCGCCGCCAGGACGCTTCGGTGCTGCCCCGGCTGATCGACCTGCTGGAGACGTACGTGGAGCCGCACCCGCTGACGCTGTCCGCCGCCGCGGTCCTGGGCCGTCCCGAACTGCTGCCGGTGCTGGCCGAGTTGGCGGCGGAGCGCCCGGAGGACCGGCGGATCGCGGCGGCCCTGGACGCCTGCGACCCGGCTCGGCGCGCGGAGCGCTCCGCGACGGCCTGGCGGCTGCTGGAGGAACTGGACGCCCGGCGACCGGACTTGGACGCCGCGCTGGTCTGGGACCGCTTCTCCACCGACCTGCGCCTGGAGGTCCACCACCCCGCCGAGCCGGGCGGCTACCTCCTGGACGCCCTGCTGCGCCGCGCCGGGCACGAACCGTCCCGGGCGGCCTCCCTGGTCGACGCCGACGTCCCGCCCGCCGACGTCCCGCCCGCCGCCTGA
- a CDS encoding MarR family winged helix-turn-helix transcriptional regulator yields MTSDARPEQLTDRLGYLLKHAHLRYTDASARALSPLGTDGRELAVLAVLASDTPLSQQEAAGQLGVDRTTMVALVDALEARSLAERVRSPADRRKNIVRLTDRGRQLLDRAEDVRLRTEREFLAALPAPDAQALLAALRVLATGTDG; encoded by the coding sequence ATGACGAGCGACGCCCGCCCCGAGCAGCTCACCGACCGGCTCGGCTACCTGCTCAAGCACGCCCACCTGCGCTACACCGACGCCTCCGCCCGGGCCCTGTCCCCGCTCGGCACGGACGGGCGCGAGCTGGCGGTGCTCGCCGTCCTGGCCTCGGACACCCCGCTCTCCCAGCAGGAGGCGGCCGGGCAGCTGGGCGTGGACCGCACCACGATGGTCGCCCTGGTCGACGCCCTGGAGGCGAGGTCGCTGGCCGAGCGGGTCCGCAGCCCCGCCGACCGCCGCAAGAACATCGTCCGACTCACCGACCGGGGACGGCAGTTGCTCGACCGGGCGGAGGACGTCCGGCTGCGCACCGAACGGGAGTTCCTGGCCGCCCTGCCCGCCCCGGACGCACAGGCCCTGCTCGCCGCCCTCCGGGTGCTGGCCACCGGAACGGACGGCTGA
- a CDS encoding glycosyltransferase family 2 protein yields MKRARWLLPAAAAAGLLCWRPVWAHHALAALLAAVFGLYLLRHLVLLTGALHARTEPAGAAAELPSVTVLVPCHDEAKVVDGLTRALAALDYPADRLDVVFVDDRSADDTGERLERAAAGHPRWRVLRRAADAVGGKSAALNEALELVRGEITVVLDADHQPEPGCLRALVRAFDDPGTAAAQGRCVVRNPGDSLIARLVAIDYLCGYLVNMAGRRSAFGLPAYGGANCAVRTSVLRELGGWNTDSVTEDTDLTVRVWLSGRRVGYAEDAVDTELAVTTLRGYWRQRYRWARGHQQVCADYRGALLRSPHLGALGKAEALLFLYLYHVPVLCALALLLAGAEASWPGLALTVPLWPVAPLMLAGPVLEIGGGLVRAGTRRREVLYLLLFPALFALSMLLCTRALIDRRIGAAYSWVKTERTASAPNAAIGAGL; encoded by the coding sequence GTGAAACGGGCCCGGTGGCTGCTGCCCGCAGCCGCGGCGGCCGGGCTGCTGTGCTGGCGCCCGGTGTGGGCGCACCACGCGCTCGCCGCCCTCCTCGCCGCCGTGTTCGGCCTGTACCTGCTGCGGCACCTGGTGCTGCTCACCGGCGCCCTGCACGCCCGCACCGAACCGGCGGGCGCGGCAGCGGAGTTGCCGAGCGTGACGGTACTGGTGCCGTGCCACGACGAGGCGAAGGTCGTCGACGGGCTCACCCGGGCCCTGGCCGCGCTCGACTACCCCGCCGACCGGCTCGACGTGGTCTTCGTCGACGACCGCTCCGCCGACGACACCGGCGAGCGGCTGGAGCGCGCCGCCGCCGGGCACCCCCGCTGGCGGGTGCTGCGCCGGGCGGCGGACGCCGTCGGCGGGAAGTCCGCCGCGCTGAACGAGGCGCTGGAACTCGTCCGCGGCGAGATCACCGTCGTCCTCGACGCCGACCACCAGCCCGAACCCGGCTGCCTGCGCGCCCTGGTGCGGGCCTTCGACGACCCCGGCACGGCCGCCGCGCAGGGCCGCTGCGTGGTGCGCAACCCAGGCGACAGCCTGATCGCCCGGCTGGTCGCGATCGACTACCTGTGCGGCTACCTGGTCAACATGGCCGGCCGGCGCAGCGCCTTCGGGCTGCCCGCGTACGGCGGCGCGAACTGCGCGGTGCGCACCTCGGTGCTGCGCGAACTCGGCGGCTGGAACACCGACTCCGTCACCGAGGACACCGACCTGACCGTCCGGGTCTGGCTCTCCGGCCGCCGGGTCGGCTACGCCGAGGACGCCGTCGACACCGAACTCGCCGTCACCACGCTGCGCGGCTACTGGCGCCAGCGCTACCGCTGGGCGCGCGGCCACCAGCAGGTCTGCGCCGACTACCGGGGCGCGCTGCTGCGCTCCCCGCACCTGGGCGCGCTCGGCAAGGCGGAGGCGCTGCTGTTCCTGTACCTGTACCACGTGCCGGTGCTGTGCGCGCTGGCGCTGCTGCTGGCGGGCGCCGAGGCGTCCTGGCCCGGGCTGGCGCTCACCGTGCCGCTGTGGCCGGTCGCCCCGCTGATGCTGGCCGGGCCGGTGCTGGAGATCGGCGGCGGCCTGGTCCGGGCCGGGACGCGCCGCCGCGAGGTGCTCTACCTGCTGCTGTTCCCCGCGCTGTTCGCGCTCTCCATGCTGCTGTGCACCCGGGCCCTGATCGACCGGCGGATCGGCGCCGCGTACTCCTGGGTCAAGACCGAGCGCACCGCGAGCGCCCCCAACGCGGCGATCGGGGCGGGGCTGTGA
- a CDS encoding exosortase/archaeosortase family protein: protein MRARPAAGPARPLAPLLRVLAVIAATLALGHWASGPVTRAEAAATATAARWCGLTMVRQLPGTDLVHGFHGHQPFFIRISPSCSALTVAAACAGVSLLVLGGTWHRRLTGAAVAVAVFTAANLVRLVAVLWVGQDYGIPAMVGFHDWGGTLWSYLMLLVAVLLMVALRIKKRRPDES from the coding sequence GTGAGGGCCCGCCCGGCCGCCGGCCCGGCCCGGCCGCTCGCCCCGCTGCTGCGGGTCCTCGCCGTCATCGCCGCCACCCTCGCCCTCGGGCACTGGGCGTCCGGCCCGGTCACCCGGGCGGAGGCCGCCGCGACCGCGACGGCGGCCCGCTGGTGCGGGCTCACCATGGTGCGCCAACTGCCCGGCACCGACCTGGTGCACGGCTTCCACGGCCACCAGCCGTTCTTCATCCGGATCAGCCCGTCCTGCTCCGCGCTCACCGTCGCGGCGGCCTGCGCGGGCGTCTCGCTGCTGGTCCTCGGCGGGACGTGGCACCGCCGGCTGACCGGCGCGGCCGTCGCGGTGGCGGTGTTCACCGCCGCGAACCTGGTGCGGCTGGTCGCGGTGCTGTGGGTCGGCCAGGACTACGGAATCCCGGCGATGGTCGGCTTCCACGACTGGGGCGGCACGCTCTGGTCGTACCTGATGCTGCTGGTGGCGGTCCTGCTGATGGTCGCGCTGCGGATCAAGAAGCGCCGACCGGACGAGAGTTGA
- a CDS encoding PIG-L deacetylase family protein, with translation MRVLAIGAHPDDIELGCGATLLKARQEGAQLALLVLTDGRLGPGDPALRDREQQAAARELGARLYRGGFRDGELAHDAPLTRRIEDVLAEFRPDLVLTHAPADSHQDHRAAARATVAAARTHPHLLHYEGPTTLDFQPTVYSDVTGHVPGKLALLRHHLSQVVGSRRVDLDALAAQARFRGFQGRLEDAEAFTATRSLLSLTVGAPAVPRQVTA, from the coding sequence ATGCGCGTGCTCGCGATCGGGGCGCACCCCGACGACATCGAACTCGGCTGCGGCGCCACGCTGTTGAAGGCCCGGCAGGAGGGCGCGCAGCTCGCCCTGCTGGTGCTCACCGACGGGCGGCTCGGCCCCGGCGACCCCGCCCTGCGCGACCGCGAACAGCAGGCCGCCGCACGGGAGTTGGGAGCCCGGCTGTACCGGGGCGGCTTCCGCGACGGCGAGTTGGCGCACGACGCCCCGCTCACCCGGCGGATCGAGGACGTCCTCGCCGAGTTCCGACCCGACCTCGTCCTCACCCACGCCCCCGCCGACTCCCACCAGGACCACCGCGCCGCCGCCCGGGCCACCGTCGCCGCCGCCCGCACCCACCCCCACCTGCTGCACTACGAAGGCCCCACCACCTTGGACTTCCAGCCCACCGTCTACAGCGACGTCACCGGCCACGTGCCGGGCAAGCTCGCCCTGCTGCGCCACCACCTCTCCCAGGTGGTCGGCTCCCGCCGGGTCGACCTCGACGCGCTCGCCGCCCAGGCCCGCTTCCGCGGCTTCCAGGGCCGCCTGGAGGACGCCGAGGCGTTCACCGCCACCCGCAGCCTGCTCAGCCTGACCGTCGGCGCGCCCGCCGTCCCCCGGCAGGTGACGGCGTGA
- a CDS encoding ATP-grasp domain-containing protein — MEETMAVRVLVTGGGGPAGVVVAREAARAGLIPVVGDADPQGAGLHLGHEAVLLPPAGDADYPAALLDTAVQRGCTALVVTVGEELERLAGREGEFTDQGVAAWFPAARTVTACLDKWAFARAIGDVPAPGTSLGGPGALPGPWIVKPRRGRGSRDVYAVHDPEDFPTLLRRVPEPIVQTLLPGREFTADCLIGRDGTVHAAVPRWRTQVRGGIATRGTTFADPRVDALVERLTGALGLTGLVNVQGFLAEDGPARVVEVNPRCSGGLPISLAAGADLVGQYLRMLLGGAPDPAALRYRPGVTTVRSFTEHLVHGSGTAARVDAAS; from the coding sequence GTGGAGGAGACGATGGCGGTGCGGGTGCTGGTGACCGGCGGCGGCGGGCCGGCCGGGGTGGTGGTGGCGCGGGAGGCGGCGCGGGCCGGGCTGATCCCGGTGGTGGGGGACGCGGACCCGCAGGGCGCCGGGCTGCACCTCGGGCACGAGGCGGTGCTGCTGCCCCCGGCCGGGGACGCCGACTACCCGGCGGCGCTGCTGGACACCGCCGTGCAGCGGGGCTGCACCGCCCTGGTGGTGACCGTCGGCGAGGAACTGGAACGGCTCGCCGGACGGGAGGGCGAGTTCACGGACCAGGGGGTCGCGGCCTGGTTCCCGGCGGCCCGAACGGTCACCGCCTGCCTGGACAAGTGGGCCTTCGCCCGGGCGATCGGGGACGTCCCCGCCCCCGGCACCTCCCTCGGCGGACCGGGCGCGCTGCCCGGCCCGTGGATCGTCAAGCCGCGGCGCGGCCGGGGCTCGCGGGACGTGTACGCCGTCCACGACCCGGAGGACTTCCCGACCCTGCTGCGCCGCGTCCCGGAGCCGATCGTGCAGACCCTGCTGCCGGGGCGGGAGTTCACCGCGGACTGCCTGATCGGCCGGGACGGCACCGTGCACGCCGCCGTCCCGCGCTGGCGCACCCAGGTGCGCGGCGGGATCGCCACCCGGGGCACCACCTTCGCCGACCCCCGGGTGGACGCCCTGGTGGAGCGGCTGACCGGGGCACTGGGCCTGACCGGACTGGTCAACGTCCAGGGCTTCCTGGCGGAGGACGGCCCGGCCCGGGTGGTGGAGGTCAACCCGCGCTGCTCCGGCGGCCTGCCGATCTCGCTGGCGGCGGGCGCCGACCTGGTCGGCCAGTACCTGCGGATGCTGCTCGGCGGCGCCCCCGACCCGGCGGCGCTGCGGTACCGGCCGGGGGTGACCACGGTGCGCAGCTTCACCGAGCACCTGGTGCACGGCTCCGGGACGGCGGCGCGGGTGGACGCGGCGAGCTGA
- a CDS encoding purple acid phosphatase family protein, whose amino-acid sequence MDLPGFRVSRRRADEMTIAEQYEYWQDVRKGLSRRSVLRAGVFGAAAVAAGPMLLGRPAYADTPGSAVVPFGRHLAFGNDPATQMRVGWQVPSAVANPVLRVGTSPTDLSQTVQAEIRNLRSDYGTGAPLEQYYGHAALDKLSPDTTYYYAVGHEGLEAASGPVNSFTTGPAGSGSGLKPFTFTAMGDQGASAQAALENAQITAQNPVFHLLAGDICYADPNGQGKLTDSYNPAVWDGYLKQIEPVAQSVPWMVATGNHDMEAWYSPNGYGGHAKRLDLPTNGPANCPSVYAFTYGNVAVLSLDANDVSYEIPANKDYSGGAQTSWLERTLADLRAKPTIDFIIVFFHHCAYAVTTSHVSDGGVREKWAPLFDKYNVDLVINGHNHMYERTDPIRGGKPTRTAGVGDTVSPVTDGTTYIVAGGGGASLYSLPSNGPESYAGNVKDASGVAAGYFGAGGKVTEAVDWSRVRYRGHNLLAVDVKPAAPGGTATLTVRGISVEGAKAGTEIDRITITRTASTVDTPAFGSGALLTGAALAAGAGYAGYAAWRKHRSGLDVPAS is encoded by the coding sequence GTGGACCTTCCCGGCTTCCGGGTGTCGCGCCGCCGGGCCGACGAAATGACCATCGCCGAGCAGTACGAGTACTGGCAGGACGTCCGCAAGGGCCTGTCGCGGCGCAGCGTGCTGCGGGCCGGCGTGTTCGGCGCCGCGGCCGTCGCCGCCGGGCCGATGCTGCTCGGCCGCCCGGCGTACGCGGACACGCCCGGCTCGGCCGTGGTGCCGTTCGGCCGGCACCTGGCGTTCGGCAACGACCCGGCCACCCAGATGCGGGTGGGCTGGCAGGTGCCGTCCGCCGTCGCCAACCCCGTGCTGCGGGTGGGCACTTCGCCCACCGACCTGAGCCAGACCGTGCAGGCCGAGATCCGCAACCTGCGCAGCGACTACGGCACCGGCGCCCCGCTGGAGCAGTACTACGGGCACGCCGCGCTCGACAAGCTGTCGCCGGACACCACCTACTACTACGCGGTGGGCCACGAGGGCCTGGAGGCCGCGTCCGGTCCGGTGAACTCCTTCACCACCGGCCCCGCCGGCAGCGGCTCCGGCCTCAAGCCGTTCACCTTCACCGCGATGGGCGACCAGGGCGCCAGCGCCCAGGCCGCGCTGGAGAACGCGCAGATCACCGCGCAGAACCCGGTCTTCCACCTGCTCGCCGGCGACATCTGCTACGCCGACCCCAACGGCCAGGGCAAGCTGACCGACAGCTACAACCCGGCGGTGTGGGACGGCTACCTCAAGCAGATCGAGCCGGTCGCCCAGTCCGTGCCGTGGATGGTCGCCACCGGCAACCACGACATGGAGGCCTGGTACTCGCCCAACGGCTACGGCGGCCACGCCAAGCGCCTGGACCTGCCGACCAACGGCCCCGCCAACTGCCCCAGCGTGTACGCCTTCACCTACGGCAACGTCGCGGTGCTGTCGCTGGACGCCAACGACGTCTCCTACGAGATCCCGGCCAACAAGGACTACTCGGGCGGCGCCCAGACCAGCTGGCTGGAGCGGACCCTCGCCGACCTGCGGGCCAAGCCCACCATCGACTTCATCATCGTCTTCTTCCACCACTGCGCCTACGCGGTGACCACCAGCCACGTCTCCGACGGCGGCGTCCGGGAGAAGTGGGCCCCGCTGTTCGACAAGTACAACGTGGACCTGGTCATCAACGGCCACAACCACATGTACGAGCGCACCGACCCGATCCGCGGCGGCAAGCCCACCCGCACCGCGGGCGTCGGCGACACCGTCAGCCCCGTCACCGACGGCACCACCTACATCGTGGCGGGCGGCGGCGGCGCGAGCCTGTACAGCCTGCCCTCGAACGGGCCGGAGAGCTACGCGGGCAACGTCAAGGACGCCTCCGGCGTCGCGGCCGGCTACTTCGGCGCCGGCGGCAAGGTCACCGAGGCGGTCGACTGGTCCCGGGTGCGCTACCGCGGGCACAACCTGCTCGCCGTGGACGTCAAGCCCGCCGCCCCCGGCGGCACCGCCACGCTCACCGTGCGCGGCATCTCGGTCGAGGGCGCCAAGGCCGGCACCGAGATCGACCGGATCACCATCACCCGCACCGCCTCGACCGTCGACACCCCCGCCTTCGGCTCCGGCGCGCTGCTCACCGGCGCCGCGCTCGCCGCCGGCGCCGGGTACGCGGGCTACGCCGCCTGGCGCAAGCACCGCAGCGGCCTCGACGTCCCCGCCTCCTGA
- a CDS encoding DUF6011 domain-containing protein, with protein sequence MSDQTGSTEPPIPGTAVERRPAPVVRCRRCHRPLRSPESRWEKLGRHCADAPEATRVYVIDQEQLPGT encoded by the coding sequence GTGAGCGACCAGACCGGCAGCACCGAACCCCCGATCCCCGGCACGGCCGTCGAGCGCCGCCCGGCCCCCGTGGTCCGCTGCCGCCGCTGCCACCGCCCGCTGCGCAGCCCCGAGTCCCGCTGGGAGAAGCTCGGCCGCCACTGCGCCGACGCCCCCGAGGCCACCCGGGTCTACGTGATCGACCAGGAGCAGCTGCCCGGCACCTGA
- a CDS encoding HAD family hydrolase codes for MRPRCRGVLLDLDDTLYPQAAFLAAAWDAVAAAAPAALRAPLRTALDEVCALGSDRGRIVDRALERLGAPDGALAAELVGVFRAFRPVRLDPHPGVAERLARLAEAVPLVVLTDGNPPQQRAKLAATGLAPLLPHVVCTDELPGGRAARKPAPDGFRQALALLGRAPGEVLMVGDRPDKDVAGAARLGIPVIRVRQGEYREQADGGAESASVDSVAEALDLVREAL; via the coding sequence GTGAGGCCGCGCTGCCGGGGCGTGCTGCTCGACCTCGACGACACCCTCTACCCGCAGGCGGCCTTCCTCGCCGCCGCCTGGGACGCGGTCGCCGCCGCCGCGCCCGCCGCCCTGCGCGCCCCGCTGCGCACCGCCCTGGACGAGGTGTGCGCCCTGGGCAGCGACCGCGGGCGGATCGTCGACCGGGCGCTGGAGCGGCTCGGCGCTCCGGACGGCGCTTTGGCGGCGGAACTGGTCGGCGTCTTCCGGGCCTTCCGGCCGGTGCGGCTCGACCCCCACCCCGGCGTCGCCGAACGGCTGGCCCGGCTCGCCGAGGCCGTCCCGCTGGTGGTGCTCACCGACGGCAACCCGCCGCAGCAGCGCGCCAAACTCGCCGCCACCGGCCTCGCGCCGCTGCTGCCGCACGTGGTGTGCACCGACGAGCTGCCCGGCGGCCGGGCCGCCCGCAAGCCCGCCCCCGACGGCTTCCGGCAGGCCCTCGCCCTGCTCGGCCGCGCCCCCGGCGAGGTGCTGATGGTCGGCGACCGGCCCGACAAGGACGTCGCCGGCGCCGCCCGGCTGGGCATCCCGGTGATCCGGGTCCGGCAGGGCGAGTACCGCGAACAGGCCGACGGGGGCGCCGAGTCGGCGTCCGTGGACAGCGTCGCCGAGGCGCTCGACCTGGTCCGGGAGGCGCTGTGA
- a CDS encoding beta-glucanase, translating to MTTPPSDPSQPDPSPPADHPQAPVVFDAPFSDRSQWAAGATSAYPPGGRNTGDNKLDHLVPGYGPDGDRFTALRENAGSWRTPLVTTEGTSGGFELRTGDRLEARCQLTADQGVWPAIWTWGRDVAPGQPQNGHGEVDVLEYHDDHPRLLELSNHVRPGDPAYLDGLVTPGRWFTVACTFGADSVRWELDGREVYADGRGVGPGWRAWIIVNLSVAGGRYGHRRPRVNARRLSWRCRDLKVRRPH from the coding sequence GTGACCACCCCGCCATCCGACCCCTCGCAGCCCGACCCGTCCCCGCCCGCCGACCACCCGCAGGCACCCGTCGTGTTCGACGCGCCGTTCTCGGACCGCTCGCAGTGGGCCGCCGGGGCCACCTCCGCGTACCCGCCGGGCGGGCGCAACACGGGCGACAACAAGCTCGACCACCTGGTGCCCGGGTACGGCCCGGACGGAGACAGGTTCACCGCGCTGCGGGAGAACGCGGGCAGCTGGCGCACCCCGCTGGTGACCACCGAGGGCACCTCGGGCGGGTTCGAACTGCGGACGGGCGACCGGCTGGAGGCGCGCTGCCAGCTGACGGCCGACCAGGGCGTCTGGCCCGCGATCTGGACCTGGGGGCGGGACGTCGCACCGGGGCAGCCGCAGAACGGCCACGGGGAGGTGGACGTGCTGGAGTACCACGACGACCACCCGCGGCTGCTGGAGCTGAGCAACCACGTCCGCCCCGGCGACCCGGCCTACCTGGACGGGCTGGTGACGCCTGGCCGGTGGTTCACCGTCGCCTGCACCTTCGGCGCCGACTCGGTGCGCTGGGAGCTGGACGGCCGCGAGGTGTACGCCGACGGCCGCGGCGTCGGGCCCGGCTGGCGGGCCTGGATCATCGTCAACCTGTCCGTCGCGGGCGGCCGCTACGGCCACCGCCGACCGCGTGTGAACGCCCGCCGGCTGTCCTGGCGCTGCCGCGACCTGAAGGTCCGCCGCCCGCACTGA
- a CDS encoding LLM class flavin-dependent oxidoreductase produces MEPLTPPAVTFGVKTTPMRVGYPEILRVWEEADELPELADAWLWDHLMPVVGPKDGDVLEGWTLLSALAARTRRLRLGLLVTANPLRHPALLGKMATTVDVLSGGRLVMGLGVGGTHQPAGAGGIAGENPAVAEYAGYGLDLVPPGEGIARLAETIEVLRGMWSGEAFDFAGRWTTLTGNHNHPGPVQCPGPPILIGGWGTRLLRLVAERADIWNVPGPPHNTVAAVTERARVLDAHCAAIGRDPATLTRSVQYIVSYQDPARDRAVLAELIAAGFTHLVLSLRAPYPPGVASWLVEEIVRPLRGE; encoded by the coding sequence ATGGAGCCACTCACGCCACCCGCCGTCACGTTCGGCGTCAAGACCACACCCATGCGCGTCGGCTACCCCGAGATCCTGCGGGTCTGGGAGGAGGCCGACGAGCTCCCCGAACTCGCCGACGCCTGGCTGTGGGACCACCTGATGCCCGTCGTCGGCCCCAAGGACGGCGACGTCCTGGAGGGCTGGACCCTGCTCAGCGCCCTCGCCGCCCGCACCCGGCGGCTGCGGCTCGGCCTGCTGGTCACCGCCAACCCGCTGCGCCACCCCGCCCTGCTCGGCAAGATGGCCACCACCGTCGACGTCCTCTCCGGCGGGCGGCTCGTCATGGGCCTCGGCGTCGGCGGCACCCACCAGCCCGCCGGCGCGGGCGGCATCGCCGGGGAGAACCCGGCCGTCGCCGAGTACGCCGGCTACGGGCTGGACCTGGTGCCGCCCGGCGAGGGCATCGCCCGGCTCGCCGAGACGATCGAGGTGCTGCGCGGCATGTGGAGCGGGGAGGCGTTCGACTTCGCGGGACGCTGGACCACCCTGACCGGCAACCACAACCACCCGGGCCCCGTGCAGTGCCCCGGCCCGCCGATCCTGATCGGCGGCTGGGGGACCAGGCTGCTGCGCCTGGTCGCCGAACGGGCCGACATCTGGAACGTCCCCGGCCCGCCGCACAACACCGTCGCCGCCGTCACCGAACGTGCCCGCGTGCTGGACGCGCACTGCGCCGCGATCGGCCGCGACCCCGCGACGCTCACCCGCTCCGTGCAGTACATCGTCTCGTACCAGGACCCGGCCCGGGACCGCGCCGTGCTCGCCGAGCTGATCGCCGCGGGCTTCACCCACCTGGTGCTGAGCCTGCGGGCGCCCTACCCGCCGGGCGTCGCCAGCTGGCTGGTGGAGGAGATCGTCCGGCCGCTGCGGGGGGAGTAG